The Deltaproteobacteria bacterium genome contains the following window.
CACCATGCCCTTGACCATGTTCGAAAAGCCGGTGACGTGCGAGCCGACATAGCTCGGCGTGTTGGCGTAGATGACGTGCTTGCCGTCCGGCACCTTGCCGGATTTGATGGCCTTGTCGGTCATCTGCGGCAGGTCGTCGCCAATGGTCTCGGACAGGCAGGTCGTGTGCACGGCGATGACGTCGGGCGCGTAGACCGTGAAGATGTTCTCGATGGCGGCCAGAAGGTTGGCGCCACCGCCAAAGACCGAGGCTCCTTCGGTGAAGGAGCTGGTCGCCGCCGAAATGGGTTCCTTATAGTGTCGGGTCAGGGCGCTGCGGTGGTACGCGCAGCAGCCTTGGGAGCCGTGGGAGTGCGGCAGACATCCGTGGATGCCCAGGGCCGCGTACATGGCGCCGATGGGCTGACAGGTCTTGGCCGGATTGATGGTCAAGGCGCTGCGTTCGGTCACTTCTTTGGGTGTATGTCGAAGTAGCATAAATATGTCCTCATTGTTCCGTCTTCAGATGCGCAATCGTGCGACACCGGGAAAGGCGGGAAGTTCAGCAAAGCCTGGATTGCCGCGCTCCTTGCAGTCGCTCGCAATGACACAGGGGCGATTCCGTCATTGCGAGAAGCCAGGCTCTGCGTGGGAGTCCTCGACGAAGCAATCCAGACCCTTTGATACGGAATTTGAACTATTCCCAGACGTAGGTCGCCGACAGTTCCGGATTTTCCTGCCAGGGCGCCTTCATGTAGCTCCAGACCTTGCTGTTCACGAGGCGGTCGATCTCGCGGTAAAAATTCACCGCGCCCCGGAACCCCGCGTACGGCCCGCCGGAGTCGTAGCTGTGCAGCTGCTTCATGGGCACGCCCAGCTTCTGGATGGAAAACTTTTCCTTGATGCCCGCGCAAAAGATGTCGGGCTTGAGGGTCTCCACCAGCTTTTCGGCCTCGTACTGGTTCAAATCGTCGATGACGAAAGTCTGATGCTCCATGTCCCCGATCATGCCGTCGTATTCCTTGAACTTGAACCCGGCGGCCTGAAGCTTGGCCATTTCGTCCGAGGTCTTGCGCGGCTTGAAGAGCTTCGGATCGGCCTCGACCTCGATTTCCTCGATGTTGCGGCTGTCCGCGTCGACCTTCAGATTGGGAATGACCCG
Protein-coding sequences here:
- a CDS encoding nitrogenase molybdenum-iron protein subunit beta, which encodes MLLRHTPKEVTERSALTINPAKTCQPIGAMYAALGIHGCLPHSHGSQGCCAYHRSALTRHYKEPISAATSSFTEGASVFGGGANLLAAIENIFTVYAPDVIAVHTTCLSETIGDDLPQMTDKAIKSGKVPDGKHVIYANTPSYVGSHVTGFSNMVKGMV
- a CDS encoding nitrogenase molybdenum-iron protein alpha chain, with amino-acid sequence RVIPNLKVDADSRNIEEIEVEADPKLFKPRKTSDEMAKLQAAGFKFKEYDGMIGDMEHQTFVIDDLNQYEAEKLVETLKPDIFCAGIKEKFSIQKLGVPMKQLHSYDSGGPYAGFRGAVNFYREIDRLVNSKVWSYMKAPWQENPELSATYVWE